The proteins below come from a single Chryseobacterium sp. MA9 genomic window:
- a CDS encoding outer membrane beta-barrel family protein, producing MKKHLLFITTLFCSFITAQTKDSANINKIEAVTVNGKKVLVERKVDRLVYNVQNSMLSQGSSGTEVLAGTPLLQVDENKGLLSIAGKNGVSVMVNDRMLNLSGSELINYLRNLRSENILKIEVITTPPAKYEAQGNSGIINIILKKNQNLGWNGYLTTNYTQKTYAGFSSVAGINYQNEKMKASVKLMGYDGDKRSVEKYNIIGQNSSISKNDRRDMNDGLGLNANFDYSLSKNSNIGLVYDITKGHSNMDINSTQNYFTDDTSTLQTETDSKHRSPFTTQMLNLYFDQKLGEHKLSFGANYYGNLPDTEVNFTTRNVASNAIQVVRNLSSVDYKIYSGQADLILNFKKIQLETGAKYSQFSNNSDIGYFNFTNGNYIIDPAKSNLFDYNEKNYAAYISASKDLGEKWSVKAGLRYEYSQTSGFSPTAQSRSENNYGKFFPTAYLSYKANDNNQFSINYSRRINRPYFRALDPFRWYSNPNTYYAGNPSLQPSFNHNIEFNYIFKSKFSANLYYQRTTNNFDQISFLNGINLVSTYENYYNQNIYGLNFNYTDTFFKIWESNISTSFSYNETQITKFNLVAKNGQSFYFSLNNTFQLNKAKTFMLFVNYWNNLPSRDGYFSMKNTASLDVGIKMSFAEKALQVNLSVSDIFRQSGLRADMYFTDNTQSFNNYWDARRLTLSITYNLGNQKVKSNSRAVNFEEKNRAQ from the coding sequence ATGAAAAAGCACCTTTTATTTATAACTACCCTTTTTTGTTCTTTTATAACAGCACAAACAAAAGATTCTGCCAATATCAACAAAATTGAGGCAGTAACGGTAAATGGTAAAAAAGTTTTGGTAGAACGTAAAGTGGACCGCCTTGTTTACAATGTTCAGAATTCTATGCTATCTCAGGGAAGTTCCGGTACGGAAGTTCTTGCCGGCACTCCCTTATTACAGGTGGATGAAAACAAAGGTCTTCTTTCCATTGCCGGAAAAAACGGGGTTTCTGTGATGGTCAACGACCGTATGCTCAATCTTTCCGGATCTGAACTGATCAATTATCTTAGAAATCTGCGTTCTGAAAATATATTGAAAATAGAAGTGATCACTACCCCTCCTGCCAAATATGAAGCGCAGGGAAACAGCGGAATTATTAATATCATTCTTAAAAAGAATCAGAATCTTGGTTGGAATGGCTATCTGACTACCAATTATACTCAAAAAACATATGCCGGTTTCAGCAGTGTGGCAGGAATAAATTATCAGAATGAAAAAATGAAAGCTTCCGTTAAGCTTATGGGTTATGACGGAGATAAAAGATCAGTAGAAAAATATAATATTATCGGTCAAAATTCTTCTATAAGTAAGAATGATAGACGGGATATGAATGACGGACTTGGTCTGAATGCTAATTTTGATTATTCTCTTTCTAAAAATTCCAATATAGGATTGGTATATGATATTACCAAGGGGCATTCTAATATGGATATCAATTCCACGCAAAATTACTTTACAGATGATACATCTACTTTACAAACAGAGACGGACTCAAAGCATCGTTCTCCTTTTACAACCCAAATGCTTAATCTCTATTTTGATCAAAAATTGGGGGAGCATAAACTTAGTTTTGGAGCCAACTATTATGGAAATTTGCCCGATACGGAAGTTAATTTCACAACCAGAAATGTCGCCAGCAATGCAATACAGGTTGTAAGAAACCTCTCTTCGGTAGATTATAAAATCTACTCCGGACAGGCAGATTTAATTTTAAATTTCAAAAAAATCCAGTTAGAAACCGGTGCGAAATACAGCCAGTTTTCTAATAATTCGGACATCGGATATTTTAATTTCACCAACGGGAATTATATCATAGATCCTGCAAAGAGCAATCTTTTTGATTATAATGAAAAGAATTATGCAGCTTATATCAGTGCCAGCAAAGACCTTGGCGAAAAATGGTCAGTAAAGGCGGGGCTCCGTTATGAATATTCACAAACCAGTGGTTTCTCCCCTACTGCACAGTCAAGATCCGAGAATAATTACGGAAAGTTTTTCCCAACAGCTTATTTATCTTATAAAGCCAATGACAATAATCAGTTCAGCATTAATTATTCCCGAAGAATCAACCGTCCTTATTTCCGGGCTTTAGATCCGTTCCGATGGTATTCTAATCCTAATACCTATTATGCCGGAAATCCAAGCCTGCAACCGTCTTTTAACCATAATATTGAATTCAATTATATTTTTAAAAGTAAATTCTCTGCCAATCTTTACTACCAGAGAACCACAAATAATTTTGACCAGATTTCATTCCTGAACGGAATTAACCTTGTCAGTACCTATGAAAATTATTACAATCAGAATATTTACGGGCTCAATTTCAATTATACGGATACGTTTTTCAAAATCTGGGAAAGTAATATCTCAACCTCATTCAGTTATAATGAAACTCAGATTACAAAGTTCAATCTGGTTGCTAAAAACGGACAGTCATTTTATTTTTCTTTGAACAATACTTTCCAACTGAATAAAGCTAAGACATTCATGCTATTTGTCAATTACTGGAATAATCTTCCTTCCAGAGACGGATATTTTTCTATGAAAAACACAGCAAGCCTGGATGTGGGAATCAAAATGAGTTTTGCGGAAAAAGCCCTTCAGGTCAATCTTTCTGTAAGCGATATTTTCAGACAGTCCGGATTGAGAGCTGATATGTATTTTACTGATAATACACAATCTTTCAACAACTATTGGGATGCCAGGAGACTGACACTAAGTATCACTTATAATTTGGGGAATCAAAAAGTAAAATCAAATAGTAGGGCTGTCAATTTTGAAGAGAAAAACCGTGCTCAATAA
- a CDS encoding outer membrane beta-barrel protein: MKKTIFALSLLGSVFVFSQEKSNKPQEKQIEGVVITKTKKAVEQKADRTIFDFSEQPQLNNGNVLEGIKKLPGLVSTDIAGMMYQGKMLEVYLNGRPLNITSNELNSFLEGMPANSVERIEVITQPGAEFPATSGGAIMNIITNKNANKYLTATYSGNYSFTNYDKYRNRTTNSVNLNARNKYFGWQLNVGQNYRESMLNGQQDELLTSHTDRYGRGYFAKSGLTFDLGQDRLLLNYDIYHNNNDNYTLSNGHGDLPFQNNPKDLREAFYTSSDVAHTNSLRQEAVVTYQKRFADKSQKLDFQLGYTRSDSKFAQDNFFQNGNFAAAPYLPINSPTNGLKDILNNKSVMNIANFKVDYAQPIKLLDGGKVSFGGLYEKQDYDTESFGLTNLEYQRQTASTYLEFQAKLKKFDFTLGSRAENYDISGVTRYFDKDAKLVEANLIPFNKFKFFPNASIQYNMMNQVYIAANYNRKISLPSISALNPNNVTFSGPSTEVNGNPNLQPTIFDNYELKISAFDYAFIGYSVSSASNQVAQIIRKDGRKLYNEQVNISNMKIHNFNVGLPVPFMIFSKPLSEIMKFDFNPDKINFMYLYAGYQKHEIDNLNNKGFWIFNIMTQILLPKDIKMTANYSYLTPKAGYFYFTAEKPFNNSLDITLTKKFMNNRLTLSVFANDIFNGQMMQVRSNPPSGTPVMISSKYDTRNFGFSINYKIPTRNKLAKEDPNILNQTKKEDNGGVMQQAQ; the protein is encoded by the coding sequence ATGAAAAAAACGATTTTCGCTTTATCTTTATTAGGCTCTGTTTTTGTTTTCTCGCAGGAGAAAAGTAATAAACCTCAGGAAAAACAAATTGAAGGGGTAGTTATCACCAAAACTAAAAAAGCCGTTGAACAAAAAGCAGACCGTACTATTTTTGACTTTTCCGAACAGCCTCAGCTGAACAACGGGAACGTTTTGGAGGGAATTAAAAAACTTCCGGGACTTGTATCTACCGACATCGCAGGAATGATGTATCAGGGAAAAATGCTTGAAGTATACCTGAATGGGAGACCTTTGAACATCACATCCAATGAATTAAACTCCTTCCTTGAAGGAATGCCTGCCAATTCTGTAGAAAGAATTGAGGTAATCACACAGCCCGGTGCTGAATTTCCGGCTACTTCCGGAGGTGCCATCATGAATATTATTACCAACAAAAACGCCAATAAATATTTAACCGCTACGTATTCGGGGAACTATTCTTTCACGAATTATGATAAATACAGAAACAGAACGACCAATTCTGTTAATTTAAATGCAAGGAATAAATATTTCGGATGGCAGCTGAACGTAGGTCAAAATTACCGTGAAAGTATGCTGAATGGTCAGCAGGATGAACTTTTAACGAGTCATACCGACAGATATGGACGCGGATATTTTGCAAAATCTGGATTAACTTTTGACTTGGGTCAGGACAGATTATTATTAAACTACGATATTTATCACAATAATAATGACAATTATACTTTAAGTAACGGTCATGGAGATTTACCTTTTCAGAATAATCCAAAAGATTTAAGAGAAGCTTTTTATACGTCTTCGGATGTTGCCCACACCAATAGCCTGAGACAGGAAGCCGTGGTAACATATCAGAAACGTTTTGCTGACAAATCTCAAAAACTGGACTTCCAGCTTGGGTATACAAGATCAGACAGTAAATTTGCACAGGATAATTTCTTTCAGAACGGTAATTTTGCAGCAGCACCTTATTTACCTATTAACAGCCCTACCAATGGTTTGAAAGATATTCTGAACAATAAATCGGTGATGAATATTGCCAATTTCAAAGTAGATTATGCCCAGCCTATCAAGCTTCTTGATGGCGGAAAAGTGAGCTTTGGAGGATTGTACGAAAAACAGGATTATGATACGGAAAGTTTTGGACTAACCAATCTTGAATATCAGAGACAAACGGCATCTACGTATTTGGAGTTTCAGGCAAAATTGAAAAAATTTGACTTCACATTGGGTTCCCGTGCTGAGAACTATGACATTTCAGGGGTAACAAGGTATTTTGATAAAGATGCAAAATTGGTAGAGGCTAATTTGATTCCTTTCAATAAGTTTAAATTTTTCCCGAACGCGAGTATACAGTATAATATGATGAATCAGGTTTATATTGCTGCGAATTATAACAGAAAAATCAGCTTACCAAGTATTTCTGCCCTGAACCCGAATAACGTGACGTTCTCCGGACCAAGTACGGAAGTAAATGGTAACCCTAATCTACAGCCTACTATTTTTGATAATTATGAATTGAAAATTTCGGCTTTTGATTATGCATTTATCGGATACAGCGTAAGTTCGGCAAGCAATCAGGTGGCACAGATCATCCGAAAAGACGGAAGAAAACTTTACAACGAGCAGGTGAATATTTCGAATATGAAAATTCATAACTTTAACGTGGGTCTGCCGGTTCCTTTCATGATTTTCAGCAAGCCTTTGAGCGAAATCATGAAGTTTGATTTCAATCCTGATAAAATTAACTTCATGTACTTATATGCCGGTTATCAGAAACATGAAATCGACAATCTGAATAATAAAGGGTTCTGGATTTTCAATATTATGACTCAGATTCTTTTGCCTAAAGACATCAAAATGACAGCCAATTACAGCTATCTGACTCCAAAGGCAGGATATTTCTACTTCACGGCAGAAAAACCGTTCAACAACTCTCTGGATATTACGTTAACAAAGAAGTTTATGAACAACCGTCTGACGCTTTCTGTTTTTGCGAATGATATTTTCAACGGACAGATGATGCAGGTACGTTCTAATCCACCATCAGGAACTCCGGTAATGATCAGCAGCAAGTATGACACGAGAAATTTCGGATTTTCTATCAACTATAAAATTCCGACAAGAAATAAGCTGGCGAAAGAGGATCCGAATATCCTTAACCAGACTAAAAAAGAAGATAATGGAGGTGTTATGCAGCAGGCACAATAA
- a CDS encoding HesA/MoeB/ThiF family protein yields the protein MKEDHFSRYSRQIFIEEIGLEGQKKISSSKVLIVGAGGLGSPVIQYLAAAGVGILGVADFDEVELHNLNRQIIHTENRVGLSKVKSAETFVKELNHQVKLIGIEEKINENNAEEIISQYDLIVDGSDNFFTRYLVNDTCVKLKKTLVYGSILGFSGQVSVFNHNGSKNLRDIFPEPPFDENIPDCDSLGVLGALPGIIGSMMALQILKIITDLPVSVNQLTLVDTLNWRFQTIDF from the coding sequence ATGAAAGAAGATCATTTTTCACGATACAGCCGGCAGATATTTATCGAAGAAATAGGATTAGAGGGACAAAAGAAAATAAGTTCTTCCAAAGTTCTTATCGTAGGTGCAGGAGGCTTGGGAAGTCCGGTTATACAATACCTGGCCGCTGCAGGAGTAGGAATCTTAGGCGTTGCAGATTTTGATGAGGTTGAGCTTCATAATTTGAACCGGCAGATCATTCATACTGAAAATAGGGTAGGATTATCCAAAGTGAAAAGCGCAGAAACATTTGTAAAAGAACTTAATCATCAGGTTAAATTGATAGGAATTGAGGAAAAAATCAATGAGAATAATGCCGAAGAAATCATTTCTCAATATGATCTTATTGTTGACGGCTCTGACAATTTTTTCACAAGATATCTGGTGAATGATACCTGCGTGAAACTGAAAAAAACTTTGGTTTATGGAAGTATTTTAGGGTTTTCAGGACAGGTTTCTGTGTTTAATCATAACGGAAGTAAAAACCTGAGAGATATTTTCCCGGAGCCTCCTTTTGATGAAAATATACCGGATTGTGACAGCCTTGGCGTATTGGGGGCTCTTCCCGGAATAATAGGCAGTATGATGGCTCTTCAGATTTTAAAAATTATCACGGATCTTCCGGTAAGTGTCAATCAGTTGACATTGGTAGACACGCTGAACTGGAGATTTCAGACGATAGATTTTTAA
- the thiH gene encoding 2-iminoacetate synthase ThiH — translation MKSFKDVFENYRWDEVKNKLEKVSLADVKYSLQKKNKTLDDFLNLLSPAASHELELMARMTQMLTQKRFGKTIQLYAPLYLSNECQNICTYCGFSLDNNLKRKTLSDMELMIEASVLKSMGVNHVLLVSGEANKIVGVPYFQNAVRKLKPHFSNISIEVQPLMEEEYKLLHEEGVHSVLVYQETYHQDVYREYHPKGKKSNFHFRLETPDRIGRAGIHKIGLGVLLGLEDWRVDSFFNALHIDYLQKQYWKSKFSVSFPRLRPAEGIIEPNFSMEDKDLLQLICAYRIWNEDLEISISTRENEVFRNNIVSLGATAMSAGSKTNPGGYAVDKESLEQFETSDERSMDEIRLMIKKAGYDPVMKDWDSVYSGF, via the coding sequence ATGAAAAGCTTTAAAGATGTTTTTGAAAACTACCGATGGGATGAGGTAAAAAATAAGCTTGAAAAAGTAAGTCTGGCTGATGTAAAATACAGTCTTCAGAAAAAGAATAAAACCCTTGATGATTTTCTGAATCTCCTGTCACCAGCCGCTTCTCATGAACTGGAACTGATGGCAAGAATGACGCAGATGCTTACCCAAAAACGATTTGGAAAAACCATTCAGTTGTATGCTCCGCTGTATCTCAGTAATGAATGTCAGAATATCTGTACCTATTGCGGCTTCAGTCTCGATAATAACCTGAAAAGGAAAACCCTTTCTGATATGGAGCTGATGATTGAAGCATCTGTTCTGAAATCAATGGGAGTGAATCATGTATTGCTGGTAAGTGGTGAAGCCAATAAAATAGTGGGAGTCCCTTATTTCCAGAATGCTGTCCGTAAGTTAAAACCTCATTTTTCCAATATTTCCATTGAAGTTCAGCCATTAATGGAAGAAGAGTACAAGTTACTTCATGAAGAAGGAGTACATTCCGTTTTGGTGTATCAGGAAACCTATCATCAGGATGTCTACAGAGAATACCATCCGAAAGGGAAAAAATCAAATTTTCATTTTCGCCTGGAGACTCCGGACAGAATAGGACGAGCTGGAATTCATAAAATAGGACTCGGAGTTCTCCTTGGGCTTGAAGATTGGAGAGTTGATAGTTTTTTCAACGCACTACATATAGATTACCTTCAGAAACAATACTGGAAAAGCAAGTTTTCTGTTTCCTTTCCAAGGCTCAGACCTGCTGAAGGAATTATTGAACCTAATTTTAGCATGGAAGACAAAGACCTTCTTCAGTTGATCTGTGCCTACAGAATCTGGAATGAAGACCTTGAAATCTCCATTTCTACAAGAGAAAATGAAGTATTCAGGAATAATATAGTGTCTCTGGGAGCAACAGCAATGAGCGCAGGATCAAAAACAAACCCGGGAGGTTATGCTGTAGATAAAGAATCTCTGGAACAGTTTGAAACCAGTGACGAACGAAGTATGGATGAAATCAGACTCATGATCAAAAAAGCAGGCTACGATCCTGTGATGAAAGACTGGGACTCTGTTTATAGTGGATTTTAA
- a CDS encoding thiazole synthase yields MNNQKLEIAGRIFESRLFLGTGKFGSLRDMVQSVIASETNMVTMALKRIDAQSNEDDLLDSLKETNVHLLPNTSGARTAKEAVLAAQLAREALETNWVKLEIHPDPKYLLPDPIETLYATEELAKLGFIVMPYIHADPVLCKRLEDAGTAVVMPLGAPIGTNKGLRTQDFLEIIISQSNVPVVVDAGIGAPSDAAKAMEMGADAVLVNTAIAVAGNPLNMALAFKEGVIAGRRAFESELGAIANHAEASSPLTSFLFE; encoded by the coding sequence ATGAACAATCAGAAATTAGAAATAGCAGGAAGAATTTTTGAATCAAGACTGTTTTTAGGAACAGGAAAATTCGGTAGCCTGAGAGATATGGTACAGTCTGTTATCGCATCCGAAACCAATATGGTAACAATGGCGCTAAAAAGAATTGATGCCCAATCTAACGAAGACGATCTGCTTGATTCATTAAAAGAAACCAATGTTCATCTTCTACCAAATACCTCCGGCGCAAGAACTGCCAAAGAAGCGGTATTAGCCGCACAATTGGCCAGAGAAGCGCTGGAAACGAACTGGGTAAAACTGGAAATTCATCCGGACCCGAAATATTTACTGCCGGACCCTATTGAAACCTTATATGCCACTGAAGAATTGGCGAAATTAGGATTTATTGTAATGCCTTACATTCATGCAGATCCTGTTTTGTGCAAACGTCTTGAAGATGCCGGAACAGCTGTAGTAATGCCTTTGGGAGCACCTATTGGAACCAATAAAGGATTAAGAACACAGGACTTTTTGGAAATAATCATCAGCCAGAGTAATGTTCCTGTCGTGGTAGATGCAGGAATCGGGGCGCCATCAGATGCTGCAAAAGCAATGGAAATGGGAGCAGATGCTGTTTTGGTGAATACAGCCATTGCCGTTGCCGGAAATCCTTTGAATATGGCTTTAGCTTTTAAAGAAGGCGTAATTGCTGGAAGAAGAGCCTTTGAATCTGAATTGGGAGCCATTGCTAACCATGCTGAAGCTTCAAGTCCACTTACTTCGTTTTTATTTGAATAA
- a CDS encoding thiamine phosphate synthase, translated as MEKLQYISQGNTQQEQELCIRKALDNGIKWVQVRWKNAPENELISLCEVSKQLCSEYQSVCIINDHVQIAKEIDADGVHLGLNDSTIEEARLILGENKIIGGTANTLSDVIQRIKESCDYIGLGPLRFTTTKEKLSPVLGFEGYQYIIDGLREKSIDIPRIFAIGSVTLEDILPLQEIGIYGVAVSGLITKQPTIINELKKVMI; from the coding sequence ATGGAAAAATTACAATACATATCACAGGGAAATACCCAACAGGAACAGGAACTTTGTATCCGTAAAGCCCTTGATAACGGGATCAAATGGGTGCAGGTTCGATGGAAAAATGCACCTGAAAATGAATTAATCAGCCTTTGTGAAGTTTCAAAACAACTTTGTTCAGAATATCAGTCGGTTTGTATTATCAATGATCATGTACAAATAGCCAAAGAAATAGATGCTGACGGGGTACATTTAGGATTAAACGACAGCACTATCGAAGAAGCAAGATTGATCTTAGGCGAAAATAAAATTATTGGAGGAACGGCTAATACCCTTTCAGATGTCATCCAGAGAATCAAAGAATCTTGTGATTATATTGGTTTGGGACCATTGAGGTTTACTACAACCAAAGAAAAACTAAGCCCGGTTCTTGGGTTTGAAGGATATCAGTATATCATTGATGGATTAAGAGAAAAATCAATAGACATTCCCAGAATATTTGCAATCGGAAGCGTTACTCTTGAAGATATTTTGCCGTTACAGGAGATCGGAATTTATGGTGTTGCCGTATCCGGGCTCATTACAAAGCAGCCGACTATTATTAATGAACTAAAAAAAGTAATGATATGA
- a CDS encoding hydroxymethylpyrimidine/phosphomethylpyrimidine kinase: MQERPYVISIAGFDPSGGAGLLSDSKTFEQSKVIGLGVCTALTLQTAAKCLSLEWRPIDEVTEAIQMLMENYLILAVKIGIVKDAEFLNKIIETLKKANPEVKIVWDPVLKSTSEFSFFDTETLHQLKSTVNQLSLITPNYNEYGVLKENNLLPDTNKCALLIKGGHREDHLGTDILVENGKETLLVPTEDNTIYFPKHGSGCVLSSAITAELAKGQNRETACRNGKLYIEKFLKSNPSLLGTHS, encoded by the coding sequence ATGCAGGAACGCCCTTATGTCATAAGTATTGCAGGCTTTGATCCCAGTGGTGGAGCAGGCCTGTTATCAGATAGTAAAACCTTTGAACAGTCAAAAGTAATAGGACTGGGAGTATGTACTGCATTGACATTGCAAACCGCTGCCAAATGCCTGAGCTTAGAATGGCGTCCTATAGATGAAGTAACCGAAGCCATTCAGATGCTGATGGAAAATTATCTCATTTTAGCCGTGAAAATCGGAATTGTAAAGGATGCAGAATTTTTGAATAAGATTATAGAAACATTAAAGAAAGCAAATCCTGAAGTGAAAATCGTTTGGGATCCTGTTCTGAAAAGTACTTCTGAATTCTCTTTTTTTGATACTGAAACACTTCATCAATTAAAAAGTACGGTTAATCAACTCAGTTTAATAACTCCCAATTATAATGAATATGGTGTTTTAAAAGAAAATAATCTTTTACCAGATACCAATAAATGTGCATTGCTAATTAAAGGTGGGCACAGAGAAGATCATTTAGGAACAGATATTTTAGTTGAAAACGGAAAAGAAACTCTTTTAGTTCCCACTGAGGACAATACCATATATTTTCCTAAACATGGTTCCGGCTGTGTTTTATCATCAGCAATTACAGCAGAACTCGCCAAAGGTCAAAATAGGGAAACCGCCTGTAGAAATGGGAAATTATACATCGAAAAATTTTTAAAAAGCAATCCCTCTTTACTGGGAACACATTCATAG
- a CDS encoding thiamine phosphate synthase, translating into MILVITTELILPNETDLINQMFQEGLDLLHIRKPWLSRNEMLEFITQIDKTFHSQLVLHTYYDLGKEFNISRFHFREIDRREEAYKPFVEENTISTSVHDITTYNTLDKEWEYAFISPFFPSISKKGYGLDSTIKEEVKHRNNPDVKLIALGGINQDNIHEVFEAETDGAALLGAIWESEEPLKVFRKCRNALMS; encoded by the coding sequence ATGATCCTAGTTATCACTACTGAATTGATTCTCCCGAACGAAACTGATCTTATTAATCAAATGTTTCAGGAAGGACTTGATTTGCTTCATATCCGTAAACCATGGCTCAGCCGCAATGAAATGCTTGAATTCATCACTCAGATTGATAAAACCTTTCATTCACAATTGGTGCTGCATACGTATTATGATCTTGGGAAGGAATTTAATATTTCAAGATTTCATTTCAGGGAGATTGATAGAAGGGAAGAAGCATATAAACCTTTTGTGGAAGAAAATACGATTTCAACTTCAGTACACGATATCACAACATACAATACTTTGGACAAAGAATGGGAGTATGCTTTCATAAGCCCGTTCTTTCCGAGTATATCCAAAAAAGGATATGGATTGGATTCTACTATTAAGGAAGAAGTAAAACACCGGAACAATCCGGATGTAAAATTGATTGCCCTTGGAGGAATTAATCAGGATAATATTCATGAAGTTTTCGAAGCAGAAACAGATGGAGCCGCTTTATTAGGTGCCATCTGGGAAAGTGAAGAACCCTTAAAAGTATTCAGAAAATGCAGGAACGCCCTTATGTCATAA
- the thiC gene encoding phosphomethylpyrimidine synthase ThiC yields MAHSITCSPFPNSKKIYIEGTLHPINVAMREIQLSPTKLTNGGFEHNAPVTIYDTSGPYTDENAVIDIQKGLPRIREQWILDRNDVNILDGITSEYGKARLADPRLNELRFSYDHKPKVAQEGKELTQLYYAKQGIITPEMEYVAIRENQRIEQLDSVSKEMAFQHPGHSFGANTPKSKITPEFVRDEIAAGRAIIPNNINHPESEPMIIGRNFLVKINANIGNSAVSSSIEEEVEKAVWACRWGADTIMDLSTGKNIHETREWIIRNSPVPIGTVPIYQALEKVKGVPEDLTWEIFRDTLIEQAEQGVSYFTIHAGVLLRYIHLTAKRVTGIVSRGGSIMAKWCLFHHKESFLYTHFEEICEIMKKYDVAFSLGDGLRPGSIADANDAAQFAELETLGELTKIAWKHNVQVMIEGPGHVPMHMIKENMEKQLEECHEAPFYTLGPLTTDIAPGYDHITSGIGAAMIGWFGCAMLCYVTPKEHLGLPNKEDVKVGVITYKLAAHAADLAKGHPGAQYRDNALSKARFEFRWEDQFNLSLDPETARAYHDETLPAEGAKIAHFCSMCGPKFCSMKITQEIRESAEQGMLDKSQEFIEKGKEIYI; encoded by the coding sequence ATGGCTCACTCCATTACATGTTCGCCATTTCCGAACTCAAAGAAAATCTATATTGAAGGTACATTACACCCTATCAATGTAGCAATGCGTGAAATACAACTTAGCCCAACCAAACTGACCAATGGCGGCTTTGAACATAATGCTCCGGTAACCATTTACGACACTTCAGGTCCTTATACCGATGAAAATGCAGTCATTGATATTCAGAAAGGACTTCCAAGAATCAGAGAACAGTGGATTCTGGACAGAAATGATGTGAATATCCTGGACGGAATTACATCTGAATACGGAAAAGCTCGTTTAGCAGATCCACGTCTTAATGAATTAAGGTTTTCCTATGATCATAAACCTAAAGTAGCACAGGAAGGAAAAGAGCTTACCCAGCTTTACTATGCAAAACAGGGAATCATCACTCCGGAAATGGAATATGTGGCAATCAGAGAAAATCAAAGAATAGAACAGCTTGATTCCGTATCCAAAGAAATGGCTTTTCAACATCCCGGACATAGTTTTGGAGCCAATACTCCGAAAAGCAAGATCACTCCGGAATTTGTAAGAGACGAAATTGCTGCCGGAAGAGCAATTATTCCCAATAACATCAACCATCCGGAAAGTGAGCCGATGATCATCGGAAGAAATTTCCTGGTGAAAATCAATGCTAATATTGGAAACAGTGCCGTTTCATCCAGTATTGAAGAGGAGGTAGAAAAAGCGGTATGGGCCTGCCGATGGGGAGCTGATACCATTATGGACCTTTCAACCGGAAAAAATATTCATGAAACAAGAGAATGGATTATCAGAAACAGTCCGGTTCCCATTGGTACTGTTCCCATCTATCAGGCATTGGAAAAAGTAAAAGGAGTTCCGGAAGATCTTACATGGGAAATTTTCAGAGATACCCTGATTGAACAAGCTGAACAAGGGGTTTCCTACTTCACGATCCATGCAGGCGTTTTGTTGAGATATATTCATTTAACAGCGAAAAGAGTAACCGGAATTGTTTCCAGAGGAGGATCGATTATGGCGAAATGGTGCTTATTTCATCATAAAGAAAGTTTTCTGTACACTCATTTTGAAGAGATCTGCGAGATCATGAAGAAATATGATGTGGCTTTCTCTCTGGGAGATGGTCTTCGTCCCGGATCTATTGCAGATGCCAATGATGCCGCTCAGTTTGCAGAACTGGAAACTTTAGGTGAACTAACCAAAATTGCCTGGAAACACAATGTACAGGTAATGATTGAAGGACCCGGACACGTTCCGATGCATATGATCAAAGAAAACATGGAAAAGCAATTGGAAGAATGCCATGAAGCTCCATTTTATACCTTAGGGCCTTTAACAACGGATATTGCACCGGGTTATGATCATATCACGTCCGGAATTGGAGCAGCAATGATCGGATGGTTTGGCTGTGCGATGCTTTGCTATGTAACTCCAAAAGAACATTTAGGTCTTCCGAATAAAGAAGATGTAAAAGTTGGGGTAATTACTTATAAGTTAGCTGCACACGCAGCAGATCTGGCAAAAGGTCATCCCGGAGCTCAATACAGAGACAATGCATTAAGTAAAGCAAGATTTGAATTCAGATGGGAAGATCAGTTCAACCTTTCATTAGACCCTGAAACAGCAAGAGCTTATCACGATGAGACACTGCCGGCAGAAGGAGCAAAAATTGCCCATTTCTGTTCAATGTGCGGGCCGAAATTCTGTTCGATGAAAATCACTCAGGAAATACGTGAATCTGCAGAACAAGGAATGCTGGATAAATCACAGGAGTTTATCGAAAAAGGGAAAGAAATTTATATATGA